A stretch of the Clostridium fungisolvens genome encodes the following:
- a CDS encoding tyrosine-type recombinase/integrase, with amino-acid sequence MNDFINLYKENLIAKNKSNNTVEAYITDIVGYYNFLEENNIDPLENDYSVNCYVQAITETKSVKSIERCVIALRSYYRFLSDKNLIKEVPKFPKVDRNERRDIGPILTVEEVEKIINCIDISNIKGVRDRAVLEILYGTGIKATEAISLTVDDVNLDLNFITCKDGRGLERIIPFGRAARNAIVEYLSQREKISKDEKMLFLNLNGKGLTRQGIWRIVKEYNEKASIKKIINLNTLRHSFAIHLLENGANPKIVQQLMGTHVMNYMDLYFDYVSKDKVNISYNNFHPRA; translated from the coding sequence ATGAATGATTTTATTAATTTATATAAAGAAAATTTAATAGCTAAGAATAAAAGCAATAACACTGTAGAAGCATATATAACAGATATTGTTGGATATTATAATTTTCTAGAGGAAAATAATATAGATCCTTTAGAAAATGATTATTCAGTAAATTGCTATGTACAAGCTATCACCGAAACAAAAAGTGTAAAGTCAATAGAAAGATGTGTTATAGCTTTAAGAAGTTACTATAGATTTCTAAGCGATAAGAATCTAATTAAAGAAGTCCCTAAGTTTCCTAAGGTTGATAGAAATGAAAGAAGGGACATAGGTCCAATTTTGACTGTTGAAGAAGTGGAAAAAATAATAAACTGTATAGATATAAGCAATATAAAAGGAGTAAGAGACAGAGCTGTTTTAGAGATATTATATGGAACTGGAATTAAGGCTACTGAAGCGATTTCATTAACTGTTGATGATGTCAATCTGGATCTTAACTTTATTACATGTAAGGATGGAAGAGGATTAGAACGAATAATCCCCTTTGGAAGAGCGGCTAGAAATGCAATTGTCGAGTATTTAAGTCAAAGAGAAAAGATAAGCAAAGATGAAAAAATGTTATTTTTAAATTTGAATGGAAAGGGTTTAACAAGACAGGGTATTTGGAGAATAGTTAAAGAGTATAATGAAAAAGCTAGCATAAAGAAGATTATAAATCTCAATACTCTGAGGCATTCTTTTGCTATACACTTATTAGAGAATGGAGCCAATCCAAAGATTGTGCAACAACTTATGGGAACACATGTAATGAACTATATGGATTTATATTTCGATTACGTTTCAAAGGACAAAGTTAATATTTCATACAATAATTTTCATCCAAGAGCGTAA
- the spoIIM gene encoding stage II sporulation protein M, whose product MNTFINKINENLRQNKLIYLIITAVFIVGLVLGIYSILYMSQASKNDVMSYFNSFVSSVSDKQINYKDLIIESLKNNLIFFIGILLLGFIIVGAPFVLIIVLVKGFLIGFSFSLLVNILGNRGIGLALIALVPQNIVIVPFIIICSSLAVQFSMAKLKGKFTKSVVSNEAILSYVNFYLFSAIFLVAGIFLETYIVPNLMKIIIKKFYV is encoded by the coding sequence ATGAACACATTTATTAATAAAATTAATGAAAACTTAAGACAAAATAAATTAATTTACTTAATAATTACTGCGGTATTTATTGTAGGATTAGTTTTAGGAATTTACTCAATACTTTATATGAGCCAAGCTAGTAAAAATGATGTCATGAGTTATTTTAATAGTTTTGTTTCTTCGGTAAGCGATAAGCAGATAAATTATAAAGACTTGATAATTGAATCACTAAAAAACAATTTAATATTCTTCATCGGAATATTATTGTTAGGCTTTATAATAGTAGGTGCACCTTTTGTACTTATCATAGTACTTGTTAAAGGTTTTTTAATTGGGTTTTCATTCTCTTTATTAGTAAATATACTTGGTAACCGTGGAATTGGACTAGCTCTCATTGCACTGGTACCTCAAAATATTGTTATCGTGCCTTTTATAATAATATGTAGTTCTTTAGCGGTGCAGTTTTCTATGGCAAAGCTTAAAGGTAAGTTTACTAAATCAGTAGTTTCCAATGAGGCTATTTTAAGTTATGTTAACTTCTATTTGTTTTCAGCTATATTTTTAGTTGCAGGAATATTCTTAGAAACATATATAGTTCCAAATTTGATGAAGATAATAATCAAGAAATTTTATGTATAG
- a CDS encoding ABC transporter permease, which produces MLNFNYALSGLAKRKRFVLLSVFQLSVSLLFLYSSIYLSNQVSSGNNKILKLFDNKIIYKLQNKDDYYDIVYRNEGDTTKYEEFDNYLKNSDKFKHISYGQSLVYILDFDGSSEFKPMYGGLTKSKDNISYEGLQSLVIDDRYLDIFPVRLDSGKVFQTNDYYKNINTTEITPIIMGSDYKERFKLNDIVKFLENDVVKEAKVVGFLDKDQYFIADQITFNNLTSLNKFIIFPQRKLGIEAYNNVEDDKLKIADYKLDVYNHITSSLIIIDNKYKGQEDKIANEIAAKSREMKFFNFKVYSVQKELDNFTQMFKDQNNIINTIFVIVLGVCSIGIISNTIYSLRSKYKEFAVHIMSGASLFDIAIRVFYEILVLAVISGYVSYWLIIGGQKAGMIKFDVLTFIELQIFNLIIAVLISIVPIMDVMKVQLNTLLKGKE; this is translated from the coding sequence ATGCTGAATTTTAATTATGCATTATCAGGATTGGCTAAACGAAAAAGGTTTGTACTTCTTTCTGTTTTTCAGTTATCGGTTTCGCTATTATTTTTATATAGTAGTATATATTTAAGTAATCAAGTAAGCTCCGGAAATAATAAAATATTAAAGTTATTTGATAACAAGATTATTTATAAACTGCAAAACAAGGATGATTATTATGATATAGTATATAGAAACGAAGGAGATACAACAAAGTATGAAGAGTTTGATAATTATTTAAAGAATTCAGATAAGTTCAAACATATATCTTATGGACAGAGTCTAGTATATATTTTGGATTTTGATGGTTCAAGTGAGTTCAAACCGATGTATGGTGGATTGACAAAGAGCAAAGATAATATAAGTTATGAGGGCTTGCAATCTCTTGTTATAGATGACAGATATCTAGATATATTCCCGGTAAGATTAGATAGTGGAAAGGTATTTCAGACGAATGATTATTATAAAAATATAAATACCACAGAAATTACCCCTATTATAATGGGTAGTGATTATAAAGAGAGATTTAAGCTGAATGATATTGTTAAGTTTTTAGAGAATGATGTTGTTAAAGAAGCTAAAGTTGTAGGTTTTCTTGATAAAGATCAATACTTTATTGCAGACCAAATAACTTTTAATAATTTGACAAGCTTGAATAAATTTATTATATTTCCTCAAAGAAAGCTTGGAATAGAGGCCTACAATAATGTAGAGGATGATAAGTTGAAGATAGCTGATTATAAACTTGATGTTTATAATCATATAACAAGTTCCTTGATTATTATTGACAATAAATATAAAGGACAAGAAGATAAAATTGCTAATGAAATTGCCGCAAAGTCCAGGGAGATGAAATTTTTTAACTTTAAGGTCTATAGTGTGCAAAAAGAATTGGATAATTTTACTCAAATGTTTAAAGATCAGAATAATATAATAAACACAATATTTGTAATAGTGTTAGGAGTTTGCTCTATAGGAATTATTTCAAACACAATATATTCACTTAGAAGTAAATATAAAGAATTTGCAGTGCATATAATGAGTGGTGCAAGTTTATTTGATATTGCGATAAGAGTATTTTATGAAATTCTAGTACTAGCAGTAATTTCAGGTTATGTGAGCTACTGGCTTATAATTGGTGGGCAGAAAGCTGGGATGATAAAGTTTGATGTTTTAACATTTATAGAGCTACAAATTTTCAATTTGATTATTGCAGTATTAATTTCAATTGTTCCAATTATGGATGTTATGAAGGTTCAGCTAAATACGCTTTTGAAAGGAAAGGAGTAA
- a CDS encoding ABC transporter ATP-binding protein yields the protein MINITAVEKSYGKSDSLVTALKKVDVQIERGEMVAIVGASGSGKSTLLNIIGCLDKATSGQYLFDGTNVQDLNQRALAKLRNKGFGFVVQYFALIDDYTVYENVEIPLKYGKVNKKLRKEKIEALLEKLQIADKRNKTPKELSGGQCQRVAIARALVNDPDIILADEPTGALDKKTGEEVVEIFRSLNEEGKTIVIVTHDEKVARSCNRIITIEDGMICKNEIISRG from the coding sequence ATGATTAATATTACAGCAGTTGAAAAGTCATACGGAAAATCAGATTCGTTGGTTACAGCATTAAAAAAAGTAGATGTACAAATAGAACGGGGAGAAATGGTAGCTATAGTTGGAGCTTCTGGTTCTGGTAAGTCTACATTATTAAATATAATTGGATGCCTTGATAAAGCAACTTCTGGACAATATCTATTTGATGGAACAAATGTGCAAGATTTAAATCAAAGAGCTTTAGCAAAATTGAGAAACAAGGGATTTGGATTTGTTGTTCAGTATTTTGCATTGATTGATGATTATACTGTGTATGAGAACGTTGAAATTCCACTTAAGTATGGAAAAGTAAATAAAAAATTGAGAAAAGAGAAGATTGAAGCACTCCTTGAGAAATTGCAAATTGCAGATAAAAGGAACAAGACTCCAAAGGAGTTATCTGGTGGACAATGTCAAAGGGTAGCTATAGCAAGAGCGTTAGTAAATGATCCAGATATCATATTAGCTGACGAACCTACAGGAGCACTAGATAAAAAAACTGGAGAAGAAGTTGTTGAGATATTCAGAAGTTTAAATGAAGAAGGAAAGACTATAGTGATAGTTACTCATGACGAAAAGGTTGCAAGAAGCTGTAATAGGATAATAACCATCGAAGATGGAATGATATGCAAGAATGAAATTATAAGTAGAGGGTGA
- a CDS encoding IS1/IS1595 family N-terminal zinc-binding domain-containing protein, whose translation MIHQDIKFEKLDSHIRQTLKKALYHNRRVDHCPACNCREYIKYGFYKGIQRYKCKVCGITFSKTTNALWSYSKKDTRTWMEFIELLLEKKSLRFCARKLNISLVTAFYWRHKILNSINLDITPDKLRGVVHIEKTIIRENFKGCRNIKSINISRDCPINLRKNVWIIGAKGDDDSMFVKPLFNSCWNLTTFNIKLYSKIEKDSYIVHYDDRYLSQVARRHNGKRVLKVEAYDNLRYFRSNIKKWFKVFHGVATKYLQRYLSFFVLFKLDLEINSINLMFQNLLNGDKFIRTNRIRFIKNHLY comes from the coding sequence TTGATACACCAAGATATAAAATTTGAAAAATTAGATTCTCATATAAGGCAAACTTTAAAAAAAGCTTTATATCATAATAGACGTGTGGATCATTGTCCAGCTTGCAACTGTAGAGAGTATATTAAATACGGATTTTATAAAGGAATTCAACGATATAAATGCAAGGTTTGTGGAATAACTTTTTCTAAGACAACTAATGCTTTGTGGAGTTATTCAAAAAAGGATACTAGAACCTGGATGGAATTCATTGAATTATTATTAGAAAAGAAATCATTAAGATTTTGTGCTAGAAAGCTAAATATTAGCTTAGTTACTGCATTTTATTGGAGACATAAGATACTCAATTCCATAAATCTAGATATTACCCCTGATAAGTTAAGAGGGGTTGTCCATATTGAAAAAACTATCATACGTGAGAACTTTAAAGGTTGCAGAAATATAAAAAGCATTAATATAAGTAGAGATTGTCCTATTAATTTAAGAAAAAATGTGTGGATTATTGGAGCAAAGGGTGATGATGATTCAATGTTTGTAAAACCTCTGTTCAATTCTTGTTGGAATCTTACAACTTTTAATATAAAGTTGTACTCGAAGATAGAAAAAGATTCTTACATTGTTCATTATGATGACAGATATCTGTCTCAGGTTGCAAGAAGACATAATGGAAAGAGAGTTTTAAAAGTAGAAGCATACGATAACTTAAGATACTTCAGATCAAATATAAAGAAATGGTTTAAAGTTTTTCATGGTGTAGCTACAAAATATCTCCAAAGATACCTTAGTTTTTTTGTATTATTTAAATTAGATTTAGAAATTAACAGTATTAATCTAATGTTTCAAAATCTTTTAAATGGAGATAAATTCATAAGAACTAACAGAATTAGATTTATAAAAAATCACTTATACTAA
- a CDS encoding DUF2953 domain-containing protein — protein sequence MDLEVYLYRFKVFSLQKTLRKKKEKEKCKPKKEKKKTKKKKVQFNIDILKNITYRLNHNPIKPKMKLCYEMNYSTGDAASTAKIYGIIYQVITTIYMIINIPFKIVENNTNLTPNFQSEGISVKIKIKSIIFLNLVKIIYIILLILLSLKYKEVDPKGESYGM from the coding sequence TTGGATTTAGAAGTTTACTTATATAGATTTAAAGTATTTTCCCTGCAAAAAACATTAAGAAAGAAAAAAGAAAAGGAAAAGTGCAAACCTAAAAAAGAAAAGAAAAAAACAAAGAAAAAAAAGGTTCAATTCAATATAGATATTTTGAAAAACATAACTTACAGATTAAACCATAACCCTATAAAACCTAAAATGAAGTTATGTTATGAAATGAATTATTCCACAGGTGATGCTGCTAGTACAGCTAAAATTTACGGAATCATATATCAAGTTATTACAACAATTTATATGATAATAAACATTCCTTTTAAGATTGTAGAAAACAATACCAACTTAACTCCTAATTTTCAATCCGAAGGTATTTCCGTAAAAATCAAAATAAAAAGTATAATTTTTTTAAATTTAGTAAAAATTATATATATAATTTTATTAATATTATTGTCCTTAAAATATAAGGAGGTGGACCCTAAAGGGGAAAGTTATGGAATGTAA
- a CDS encoding ABC transporter permease, whose amino-acid sequence MKFRRRFTQSGIFVFIIIFTISLFVSLGTNTVQTLYENTAQFNQLTSPKAIAFNVNQSDKISGDQLMDVIKSKKDICLVKEQIFYSIYTGKAIFYNYDMNMQVPIISGRFFDKNDFSKNEPLIVIGKDMKDEVIVENGESYIDYNNEKYRVIGVMGYNNRSSILDNTFYIKLDYFTSKYNNIQTIGTYWLLDGKTSDTETLFNDLNRDLNSKNKITLSKVEVDRSQSSISSALYNRKFTIIIMIVTMLVIGLNIFNITYNYIANKRKEIGVKKALGGTSFMIAIDIICEFEIICLIAFLISQVMYFIIIKFGMLSQVFGSNVYFLSGIITLVVVTFITLIISLIPIKRTLKIDISDAMKGR is encoded by the coding sequence ATGAAGTTTAGGAGACGATTTACACAGAGTGGTATTTTCGTATTTATAATTATATTTACCATTTCATTATTTGTATCATTAGGAACAAATACAGTACAAACCTTGTATGAGAATACAGCACAATTTAATCAACTAACATCACCTAAAGCAATTGCATTTAATGTAAATCAGTCAGATAAAATTTCTGGAGATCAGTTAATGGATGTAATAAAAAGTAAGAAAGACATCTGTTTAGTAAAAGAACAGATTTTTTATAGCATCTACACTGGTAAAGCGATTTTTTACAACTATGATATGAATATGCAAGTACCAATAATTAGTGGAAGGTTTTTTGACAAGAATGATTTTAGTAAAAATGAACCTTTAATCGTAATTGGTAAGGACATGAAGGATGAAGTGATCGTTGAAAATGGTGAAAGTTATATAGATTACAATAACGAAAAGTATAGGGTTATTGGAGTTATGGGGTATAACAATAGATCCTCAATACTTGATAATACTTTTTATATAAAGCTAGATTATTTTACGAGTAAATATAATAATATACAAACTATTGGCACTTATTGGCTACTAGATGGGAAAACTAGTGATACTGAAACTTTGTTTAACGATTTAAATAGAGATTTAAACAGTAAAAATAAAATTACATTATCTAAGGTAGAGGTTGATAGATCTCAAAGTTCAATCTCAAGTGCACTCTACAATAGAAAGTTTACAATTATAATAATGATTGTTACTATGCTTGTGATTGGACTAAATATATTTAATATAACTTACAATTACATAGCAAATAAGCGTAAAGAAATAGGAGTAAAAAAGGCTTTGGGCGGTACAAGTTTTATGATAGCAATTGATATTATATGCGAATTTGAGATTATATGTTTAATTGCATTTTTAATTTCTCAGGTTATGTATTTTATTATAATTAAATTTGGAATGCTAAGCCAAGTCTTTGGTAGTAATGTATACTTTTTATCAGGAATTATAACACTGGTAGTGGTTACTTTTATTACGCTTATAATTTCATTAATTCCTATTAAAAGAACATTGAAAATTGATATTAGCGATGCTATGAAAGGAAGATAG
- a CDS encoding D-alanyl-D-alanine carboxypeptidase family protein: MKKIKYQSICFALSLIFLLGLFSFPVLADEQIKVEAKSAILMEAVSGKILFEQNSHEKFAPASVTKIMTMLLAMEAVDSGKIKFSDKITASENAKKMGGSTMLLDTGEIRTVEEILKGIAIASGNDAAVAMAEYLAGTEDSFVGLMNEKAQALGMKDTTFKNCTGLPADGHLSTAYDISLMSRELLKHPQILKYTGTYMDNISEGRKSPIELVNHNKLVRFFKGCDGLKTGFTNDAKYCISATATRDGVRMLSVIMGAPTFKIRNRDASMLLNFGFSKFESKKLFVKDQDVEKISMSKDGEKFFMAKAKTDAVVTIEKGSADKITKKLSLKTDKVKFKKGETVGKCDFFLGEELIGSVELYSDRDIKKANFLENIKYNFQNLFKGGV, encoded by the coding sequence ATGAAAAAGATTAAATATCAATCAATATGTTTTGCATTATCATTAATTTTCTTATTAGGATTATTCTCATTTCCTGTATTAGCTGATGAACAAATAAAGGTAGAGGCAAAATCAGCAATATTAATGGAGGCTGTAAGTGGTAAAATACTTTTTGAACAAAATTCTCATGAAAAATTTGCACCAGCTTCAGTTACAAAAATAATGACTATGCTTTTAGCTATGGAGGCTGTAGATAGTGGTAAGATAAAATTTAGCGACAAGATTACAGCCAGCGAAAATGCTAAAAAGATGGGTGGAAGCACAATGCTTCTTGATACTGGTGAGATAAGAACAGTTGAAGAAATTCTTAAAGGTATTGCAATAGCCTCAGGAAATGATGCTGCCGTAGCAATGGCAGAATATCTTGCAGGTACTGAAGACAGTTTTGTAGGTCTTATGAATGAAAAGGCACAAGCTTTAGGCATGAAGGATACTACTTTTAAAAACTGTACTGGACTTCCTGCTGATGGACATTTATCAACCGCATATGATATTTCACTAATGTCAAGGGAGTTGTTGAAGCATCCACAGATACTAAAATATACTGGTACATATATGGATAACATATCTGAAGGAAGAAAATCACCTATAGAACTTGTAAACCATAATAAATTGGTTAGATTTTTTAAAGGTTGTGACGGACTTAAAACTGGTTTCACAAACGATGCTAAGTACTGCATATCCGCAACTGCTACAAGAGATGGTGTAAGAATGCTTTCAGTAATTATGGGAGCACCAACCTTCAAAATCAGAAACAGAGATGCTAGTATGTTATTAAACTTTGGCTTCTCAAAATTTGAAAGCAAGAAGCTATTTGTAAAAGATCAAGATGTTGAAAAGATAAGCATGAGCAAAGATGGAGAAAAATTCTTTATGGCAAAAGCTAAAACTGATGCTGTTGTAACCATTGAAAAAGGCTCAGCTGATAAAATTACTAAAAAATTATCATTGAAAACAGATAAAGTTAAGTTTAAAAAAGGTGAAACTGTAGGGAAGTGTGATTTCTTCTTAGGAGAAGAATTAATAGGATCAGTTGAATTATATTCTGATAGAGACATAAAGAAGGCTAATTTCCTAGAGAATATAAAATACAATTTCCAAAACCTTTTTAAAGGTGGAGTATAA
- the scpB gene encoding SMC-Scp complex subunit ScpB → MNLVDKISIDQLEFEEVSTKRQYMSVIESLLFVTGEPLGPKDLARILECDIDFVEEIVESMIIEYENQGRGIKIISINGMYQLVTKPQNSDYVQKLLKKNTRQSLSQASLESLAIIAYKQPVTRVEIDEIRGVKSDSAVLKLMEKNLIKEMGRLEVPGRPIQYGTTEEFLRQFGLEDLKELPSLDLFEEVEEADNTQDLNQFEE, encoded by the coding sequence ATGAATTTAGTGGACAAGATTAGTATAGATCAATTAGAATTTGAAGAGGTTTCTACGAAAAGGCAGTATATGTCAGTAATAGAATCTCTACTATTTGTAACAGGTGAACCACTAGGGCCTAAAGATTTAGCGAGAATATTAGAATGTGATATAGACTTTGTAGAAGAAATTGTAGAATCTATGATAATAGAATATGAAAACCAAGGAAGAGGAATAAAGATTATAAGTATAAATGGTATGTATCAATTAGTAACAAAGCCACAAAACAGTGACTATGTACAAAAGCTACTTAAAAAGAATACAAGACAATCCTTGTCACAAGCTTCTCTAGAAAGCTTAGCTATAATAGCATATAAACAACCAGTTACCCGTGTGGAGATTGATGAAATTCGTGGAGTAAAAAGCGATAGTGCAGTACTGAAACTTATGGAAAAGAATTTAATTAAGGAAATGGGAAGACTGGAGGTTCCTGGCAGACCTATTCAATATGGAACTACTGAAGAATTTTTAAGACAATTTGGCCTCGAAGACTTAAAAGAACTTCCTTCATTAGACTTATTTGAAGAAGTAGAAGAAGCTGATAATACACAAGATTTGAATCAATTTGAGGAATAA
- a CDS encoding segregation/condensation protein A: MQLPSIKITNFEGPFDLLLHLIKQNKMEIHDIKIYELTNQYMDYLNTMKEMDLDITSEFIVVAATLLEIKSKMLLPKPVKEDEEDKDPKLDLVEKLIIYKKIKNAAVFLSKKSLYTGKIFTKKPEIIEDLGKDNTEDLLLNITMLDLYNIFNQLINNYKNKQNTTVIEKRIYADKYKLEDKMSYISEAILSRKHIDFENLLFECESKLEKVVTFLAVLELIKQRVIKVIQEDSFSNIYIERNEFSGQD, encoded by the coding sequence ATGCAGCTTCCAAGCATTAAGATAACGAATTTCGAAGGGCCTTTTGATCTTCTTTTGCATTTAATAAAGCAGAATAAGATGGAAATTCATGATATTAAGATATATGAACTTACAAATCAGTATATGGATTATTTAAATACAATGAAGGAGATGGATTTAGATATTACATCAGAATTCATAGTGGTGGCAGCTACATTGCTTGAAATTAAGTCCAAGATGCTCCTCCCTAAGCCAGTTAAGGAAGATGAAGAAGACAAGGATCCTAAGCTTGATTTAGTTGAGAAACTTATAATATATAAGAAAATAAAAAATGCAGCAGTGTTTCTTAGCAAAAAAAGTTTATACACAGGTAAGATATTTACAAAAAAGCCTGAGATAATTGAAGACTTGGGCAAAGATAACACCGAAGATTTACTCTTGAATATAACAATGCTTGATTTGTACAATATTTTTAATCAGCTTATTAATAACTATAAAAATAAGCAGAATACAACTGTTATTGAAAAGAGAATATATGCAGATAAGTATAAATTGGAGGACAAGATGAGTTATATCTCAGAGGCCATACTTAGTAGAAAGCATATTGACTTTGAGAATCTTTTATTTGAATGTGAGTCTAAGTTGGAAAAGGTAGTAACATTTCTAGCAGTACTTGAACTTATAAAGCAGAGAGTAATAAAAGTAATACAGGAAGATAGCTTTTCTAACATATACATAGAGAGGAATGAATTTAGTGGACAAGATTAG
- the ytfJ gene encoding GerW family sporulation protein, with translation MECNHPIENLMKTTMESLRDMIDVNTVIGDAVETKDGSYIIPISRVSFGFASGGSEFGKEVPEKYPFGGGSGAGVTVRPVAFLVLRENSVRLLPVNQTNTYDRIVDNVPQVLEVIKDFFSKPKNNKEENCDKPEANQ, from the coding sequence ATGGAATGTAATCATCCAATCGAAAACTTAATGAAAACAACCATGGAAAGTCTACGAGATATGATAGACGTTAACACTGTAATAGGGGATGCTGTAGAAACAAAAGACGGAAGTTATATAATTCCTATTTCTAGAGTATCTTTCGGTTTTGCTTCTGGCGGAAGTGAGTTTGGTAAAGAAGTTCCTGAAAAGTATCCATTTGGTGGGGGCTCTGGTGCAGGGGTTACTGTTCGACCAGTTGCATTTTTAGTTCTTAGAGAAAATTCAGTAAGACTTCTTCCTGTAAATCAAACTAATACCTACGATAGAATTGTGGATAATGTTCCTCAAGTCTTAGAAGTTATCAAAGATTTTTTCTCAAAACCTAAAAATAACAAGGAAGAAAATTGCGATAAACCTGAAGCCAATCAATAA
- a CDS encoding recombinase family protein, with translation MKAAIYSRKSIFTGKGDSIENQIELCKQYGSKLGINDYIIYEDEGFSGGNTNRPRFQQLLKDAKKNLFDVLICYRLDRISRNVADFSTTLDMLQKYKINFISIREQFDTTTPMGRAMIYIASVFAQLERETIAERVRDNMLQLAKSGRWLGGQEPFGFAAERVTYIDSEFKERSLMQLCPLKSELNIINLIFSKYLELRSLSKVSRYLNSSNIKGKNGGQWSTMQLRRILTSPLYVKSSETTNNFLMHSGMNVFGDPNGNGYLTYNKTKNITTDRDITEWIVAVSRHEGIISAEDWIKVQNILDKNKENRVKRLGTGDNSALLTGLLVCAKCGSRMKIKQGHKSKKQNRRLDYYVCSAKDNSNGSKCDNKNVRVDILDNLLLKQIKAYDKNLLVKSISLLMELYEKGTDEEKNINILKSSINEKEHIIGNLVKQLSLSENEQVSKYIIKELEELDAELQNLKFRLDSHYKIKLDESNSPKVNFLEEALRIPGDEYEVIRDVIHKRNLLNTIIDTIYWNGDNMELKVKFIKS, from the coding sequence ATGAAAGCAGCTATCTATAGTAGAAAATCTATATTTACTGGCAAAGGTGACTCAATTGAAAACCAAATAGAATTATGCAAACAATATGGATCTAAGCTTGGTATAAATGATTATATTATATATGAAGATGAGGGGTTCTCAGGTGGAAATACTAATAGACCTAGATTTCAGCAACTTTTAAAGGATGCAAAGAAAAATTTATTTGATGTACTTATATGTTATAGACTTGATCGTATAAGCAGAAATGTAGCTGATTTCTCAACTACTCTAGACATGCTTCAAAAATATAAAATTAATTTTATAAGCATTAGAGAGCAATTTGATACTACTACTCCTATGGGACGTGCAATGATTTATATCGCTAGTGTTTTTGCTCAACTGGAAAGAGAAACTATTGCTGAAAGAGTTCGCGATAATATGCTTCAGCTTGCAAAATCAGGTAGGTGGCTTGGAGGACAAGAACCCTTTGGTTTTGCTGCCGAAAGAGTTACTTATATTGATAGCGAGTTTAAAGAACGCTCATTGATGCAACTCTGCCCACTTAAGTCAGAACTCAACATAATTAATTTAATTTTTTCTAAATACCTTGAACTACGTTCCTTATCAAAGGTTTCAAGATATTTAAATTCATCAAATATAAAGGGCAAAAATGGAGGACAATGGTCAACTATGCAACTCAGAAGAATTCTCACAAGCCCATTATACGTAAAGTCCTCTGAAACAACAAATAACTTTTTAATGCATTCAGGTATGAATGTATTTGGTGATCCAAACGGAAACGGATACCTTACTTATAATAAAACTAAAAATATCACAACTGACAGAGATATTACAGAATGGATAGTTGCGGTTTCTAGACATGAAGGCATAATAAGTGCTGAAGATTGGATAAAAGTACAGAACATCTTAGATAAAAACAAAGAAAACAGAGTTAAAAGATTGGGTACAGGTGATAATTCAGCTCTCCTAACTGGATTATTGGTTTGTGCAAAGTGTGGATCTAGGATGAAAATAAAACAAGGCCATAAATCTAAAAAACAAAATAGAAGACTCGATTACTATGTATGTTCTGCTAAAGATAACAGCAATGGATCTAAATGTGATAATAAAAATGTGAGAGTTGATATATTAGACAATCTCCTATTAAAACAAATTAAGGCATATGATAAAAATTTATTAGTAAAATCCATTTCCTTATTAATGGAACTGTACGAAAAAGGAACAGATGAAGAAAAGAATATTAACATTTTGAAATCATCAATAAACGAAAAAGAACATATAATAGGTAACTTGGTTAAACAACTATCACTCTCTGAAAATGAACAGGTATCAAAGTATATAATTAAAGAACTCGAAGAACTAGATGCAGAACTGCAAAATTTAAAATTCAGATTGGATAGTCATTATAAAATAAAATTAGACGAATCAAACTCTCCTAAAGTTAACTTCCTTGAAGAGGCTTTACGTATCCCTGGAGATGAATATGAAGTGATAAGAGATGTTATCCATAAAAGAAATTTGCTAAACACTATAATTGACACAATATATTGGAACGGAGATAATATGGAACTTAAGGTAAAGTTTATAAAATCATGA